A stretch of DNA from Pogoniulus pusillus isolate bPogPus1 chromosome 8, bPogPus1.pri, whole genome shotgun sequence:
ccagctctcctgccagctgTCTCCTAGCAGGCACCTCGGGAGCCTTTTGGTAGTCTGTGAGCTTTCCTGTGAGGCTTCCTGTACTTGCCCTGGCCTGGAATGTGGGTTTCAGAGGGAaatctgtgttcagttctgagttctccagttcaagagggatagaGATAGATACTTGTGAGTGTCCAAGGAAGACTACGAGGATGGTGAAGGGGCTGGGACATTTGTCtgatggggaaaggctgagacccctggggctgttcagtctggagaagagaagactaagaggagaacttatgaatgtttataaatatctgaagcataggtgtcaagaaggggccaggctctgtccTATGATACAGCAATGAATGCACACGGGAACtgaagaagttccacctcaacatgagaagaaacttctttactgtaaaggtgaaggaactctggagcaggctccccagagagattgtggagtctccttctccagagacattcaagacccacctggatgtgttcctgcgtgacctgccctaggtgatcctgctttggtaggggggttggactggataaacttcagaagtcccttccaacccctaccactctgtgattccatgatctgtgCAGACTGCATCACGTTCCTGTGTTAGAGCAGATGAACTCTCTGCAGAAACTGCAtcttgcaaaaaaaccccaaaacaaccgaaaaccaaaacaacaaacaccctcctgcagctcaggaatTCAgcccatggccaagtgcagatGCCTGCCTGCTTTGATGTCTTGCTGTGCTCTGGAAAACCAGAGCCTGCCTCCAACTGCAGGATCCTCTGGGTTTTATTTTAGAGAGGAGACCTAAAATGTGCTGCCCTCGCCAGAAACCGTGCAGAAATTGGCTGCAAAGTTGTTCATTTCTGGTGACAAACGCTGTCtcagctgctgtggggagagagCAGAAGAGGTGTCAGTTGGAGGCTGGACCTCttctggtggcagcagcaggacttgTCACATGTGGTGGCAAGGCGTAGTTGCATTTCCCAGTTTCTTGGTGTCTGAGTGGCTGCAAGAAAATGGGTAATGTAAGGAGCAACGAAATTGATTTGATCTCTCCTGGAAGTaacatctgctctgccctggctgcaatGAAAGTACAAGCAGAATAAACCCTTACTACGTCAGCTGCTGGCCcaggtggtgccaggctgctgcgaAGGCGGATCCAGACATGGCATCACTGGTGCAGGAACCACAGCTGTGTTCTCCTCCAAGTGGGTGGTGTGGGTAAGGTGTATTTACCTTCCAGTTACACTGCAACTGCCTTCTCAAGTTGTCGATTGTGCAGACAACTTTCTTCTCTGAGCGTATCTGAAGTTGAGGCTCTGAAGTCTGAAAGCCCTTTGGGCAGGAAGCCATCTTCTGCTTCCAGCAGTGATGTAGCAAACCCTCTGAGGTTTGTCTTTCGCGCGGTGGTTCGCAGGCTGCCgatgcctgcctgctgccgcgTGTTGCACGGCAAAGTTGTGCCTTTTCCAGTGGTTCATAAAGGATCACAGAAATGTTCTGGTTGGAGGAGAGCTTTAAGATCTCTAAGTCCAActgttagcccagcactgccaggtcaccactgaaccatgtctgTCAGCATCACACTGACAGATGCTGCTTTGAgagtcctccagggatggggaccccagcactgccctgggcagcctatttcagcccttgacaacctttctggggaaggatttgttcctcatgtccaacctaaacctcccttgtttcaacttgaggctgtttcctctgtaTCTAGTTTTCTTATGAACTCCTTTAAATAagggaaggccaccagaagtctctctggagcctgctctaggctgaacaactccaactctcccagcctggcctcacagcagagggcttccagccctcccatcattgTCACGGCCTCCTCTGACCCCACTCCAACAAgtacctgtctgtgctgtgctgaggactccagagctggctccagtactgcaagtggggtctcagcagggcagaggggcagaatcccctcagtgcctctgctgcccaagcTGCTGAGGATCAGCTTAGGACACAGCTgggcctgggctggcagcactcaaTGATggcctcatgtccagcttttcacccactagcaccccaagtccttctcttcaaaggctgttctccagcccttcatTCCCAGCCTGGAATGATACCAGGGAGAGCCCCAACCTATATGAAGGACCTTGACCTTGTTGACCTCATGATGCTCACACAGGCCCTCTTGTCAACCACACCCATGCCATTTCCAAAACCAAAGGAGCTCTGTGCATCCAGCATGGCAGTGATGGTGCCAGTGCCCCTTCATGCTGTTCCTGCTCTCAGCTATTCCAAGCATTTCCATTtctccagcaccagaaggaccACATGGCCCCTGGCTACCAGGAGCAGCATCTAGGAGCAGGAGGATGCTGCTCCGAAGCTCCTGGATGAGCGATTTGTGAGGACAAGCAGAATTTGAGGGGGAGTGATCTTTCTCAAGCAGAAATGTCAtggtgtttggggctttttgtttccttttggcCTTTGTGTTACTTTCTCTTCTCTCGAGCAGAAGTTGGCGCCCTGGCGAAGCAGTACCTTGGGCGAGGCCTGCTGGTGCCAGACCATGTCATCACCCGCCTGATGATGACGGAGCTGGAGAAGCGGCGAGagcagcactggctgctggaTGGTGAGCATGCTGCTGGCATTGCCTCTGGAGGAGAAAATCCCAGCCCCCTCCAGAGCATCCCCCTGCTGCTCATGCTttggcagagccagcagagagagggaagcCGGGAGGTGCCTTTGCTGGTattgggaggagaggcaggagctgacctgctgctgtgagtgtttctttcctctgtccccagcagcagcaggtgcgtgtccagctgcagccctggcacgggcctgggaaaggggaaggcagggaaaggaggtgggtgtctcacaaagcagagcagggctggaggcaagCCAAGAAAAACCTCTTACGCCTCCACACGTGTGTGAAGGAGGTGCTCGTCCCTAGCCTACAGCCACCCGAGGCGTGGGTGGAGAAGATGCTGAGAGCAAGCTAGCAAAGCAAGTGGCATCGAGAGCAGCAGGGGGTTCAccaggagctcctgcagccctcaggctgtggcAACAGCTGTGGTGCATGACTGCTGGTGGCCTGGGAGCTGGCAAGAGCTGATGGCCACTCCGGGAACTGCTTTGGGGATGGGACAGGGCTCAGCAGGTGGCACTTATCTGTGGTGTGACATGGGATGAGCAGCGGTGGCTATGGAAGGGGGAGAAAGTCTCCTCTGGCAATCTGCTGAAGCTCTTGGAGAGGGTCAGTGAATATGGAGATCAAACTCACGTGGTTGATTTATAACAGACTTGGGCTCGAAATCATCCTgaacattgtgatgctgggcaagcttctgggggtgcctctgctttagcaagggagttgggctggatgatctccagaggtcaccattttatgattctgccaTCACTTAGAGTAAATCACTCAGGaacgtagccaggtgggttctgaatgccttcagagagggagactccacaaccattctgggcagcctgccccagtgctaCAGCACCCTCAAAGTCAAGAATGTGTTTCTGATGTTCACTTgcagcctcctgtgttccagtttgtgtctactgccctttgtcctattactggacaccactgagaagagcctggccctaCATTCTTGACTcccaccctttagatactgataaacattaaTGGGATCTGCCCCttactctgctcttctgcaggcttagcagccccagggctctccctcctccctgagatgctccaggccccttagcatctttgtagcctccactggactcccctcaatctctcttgaactggggagcccagaatttgacccaggactccagctgtggcctgactagggctgagtagaggggaaagaCAGCCTCCTTTGAtgtgctggtcacactctttttaatacaccccaggaaaccattggtcttcttggccacgagggcacattgctggctcatggtcagcctgTTGTCCACCTATTGTCCttttcctcagcactgctctccagcagctcaggatgGTTTGCTGTGATACaactccccagcagcctggccttcacTTGGTGGACAGAGTAACTGTATTTTCCCATCACAatgggcaattcattccagGTGCCAATGTCCTGACAAGTTCTTGGCTAATAACTCTCTGGCTGGAAAAGCCTGAGAGGTCTCAGAGGGTTTTATggatgtaaaagaaaaaaaaccaaaacccccaaaaaatggTTAAAATAGCAAAAAGAAGTGAAGAGAAAACTGTTGAGAGGACAGGCTCAGAGTCACCTCTGGTTGTGCTGTGGACAAGAGCTGATGCTCCCACCTCCATGCTGGGCTTTCCAAACAAGAAGTGCCACCAGTGTCTTCAGCAGATGGATGGTTCAGAGATGGGTGATGGCTCTGCAAATCGTTTTATCACAGTAGCCTTGATGCGCTGcctgtgaagcagcagtgtgttaCTCATCCCTACACAGCATGTTGTTTCCTTTGGGCTGTGCTTCAGAATTCCATCATTTATCCCTCTTCCTTGCCTCCAGCAGACACGACTTTGCGGAAAGACGTGAGCCCAGGGTGACCTGTGTGCTGTGTTCTGGGAGCTGGTGCTGTAGGAGCTATTTTTTCTTGCAGCCATATGGTGGAAGCCTCTCTTCCACACTAGACTTTGTGCTGCAGTGAGAAGCCACACTGGTATTGCAGCTCCAGGGTGTGTGGGTTTGGCCCCATCACTGCTTTCTTGCCTCTCCTGATGGCCCCTTTCTCTTGTGGTGCCCACACAGGTTTCCCTCGGACTCTGGGGCAAGCGGAGGCACTGGACAGGATCTGTGAACTGGACCTGGTGATCAGCTTGAACATCCCCTTTGAGACGCTGAAGGATCGCCTGAGCGCCCGCTGGGTCCACCCTGCTAGTGGGAGGGTCTACAACATGGACTTCAACCCACCACACGTCCAGGTGAGGGCCCACAGCATTGTGGTGCTGCCAGTGGAGGGCAATTCACGGAAGGAAAAGATCAGAAAAGCCTTCTTCTGTGTGAAGTAAGACCAGGAAAAagctttctgcccctctgccctgctctgctgagaccccacctgcagtgctggggccaattctgaagtcctcagcacaggagggacagggacctgttaGAGCAGGGCCAAATGAGGGCATAgcaatgatgggagggctggaagccctctgctgtgaggccaggctgagagagttggggatgttcagcctggagaaggttccTGGGAGACTTTCTGgtagcctttcagtgcttaaaggggtcAAGCAGAATGctagggacagacttttgagcagggcctgttgtgacaggacaaggggtgatggcttggACTAAAAGAGGGTGATTCAGACCATACAGAGGAAATTTTTAAtgctgagggtgatgagacctggcccaggctgcccagagaggtatcCCTGGAACctctgcaggtcaggttgtttgtggctctgaccaacctgctctagctgcagctgtccctgctgaccgcactggggttggactgggtgaccttcaacacaaaccattccctggttctatgattctatgatggggaAAGAAATCCCAGGTAGGAAGCACTGAGATCAGAGGCTTTGGCCTcaggagtcagcctggaggtgttgtgcTAGATGTTAATTAGAGAAATGGGCTTTGTGTTAAATGCTCAATGGACGTGGAGCAGGGTAAGGCAttaggcaggagctgcagagtgggTGCTGGAGTGGTGGCTGCATGCCCCTGATGGTGTTTGCCACTCCGCAGGGCGTGGACGACCTGACGGGTGAGCCGCTGGTGCAGAGCGAGGACGACAGACCCGAAGCTGTGGCTGCCCGGCTCAGGAAGTACAAAGATGCTGCAAAGCCAGTGATGGAGCTGTACAAGTGAGTTGGACCATGCCTGTAGAAACAGGCACAAGTGCTGTTTCCACCAGCCAGGCCCATGCTCCCCATCCCAAGGagctcctctgcacctgctccagcacctcaatgttcttGTAgcgagggccccaaaactgaacccagtacagGTTGGCCACACCAGTGCCCaatacagggggacaatcactttcTTGgccccactggccacactcttgctgatccaagccaggatgcaatggccttgctggccaccagggcacacacacactggctcattttcagccacTGTCAACCAACACCTTGAGGTCTTTCTTTACTGAGCAgtccccagccactctgcccgaagcctgcagcctccctggggttgttgtaaTGCAAGTGCCAGACtcagccttgttgaacctcttcCTATTGTCTTCAGCCCACTGATCCAGcccatccaggtccctctgtagaccCTTCCTACCTTCAGGCtatcaacactcccacccatCTTAGCGTCATCTGccaatctgctctgggtgcctcAATACCCTTGCctagatcattgataaagatgctAATGAGAAcaggccccaaaactgagccctgaggaatgCCACTTGTGAGTAGCCACCAAGTGGATTTAGCTCTGTTCCTCACCACGCTTTGGGCCCAACCATCCAGCCAGGTTTTTACCCAACAAAGCATCCAGCCAGCcaagccctgagcagccaggctctctagagggatgctgtgggagacaacatcaaatgctttactaaagtccagatAGATAACAACCACAGCCTTCCTCTCACCCATTAAGTGTTAGGTGTTAGTCACCTTGTCATAGAAGAAGATCAGGTTAATCAAGCAGGACCTACCTTTACCCTCCAGTTTCACCCAAAAAGGCACTGTCgaccttccagcctggcaggacTGTCCTCTGCTGATAACCAGCCTGTCTGTATCCTCAGGAAGCGTGGATGCTGACTTCTCCTCCCACCTCTCTTCcaggagcaggggcatcctTCACTCCTTCTCAGGGACAGAGACCAACAAGATCTGGCCGTACGTGTAcactctgctttccagcaagatCCCACCAGTCCTCTCAGATGAGGAGAACTaaacagcctgtgccaaggacCGAGACTTCATTTGACCGCAGATTTGGGCTCTCGGCACAGTGCTGGGGCCGTGCTCAGGTCGCCTGGTATCTGAAGTCTGTTCTCCTGCGTGCTGGGTGACATCAGTGGATGTGTGACTATAGCCAGTGTCAGGATGAAAAGATCTTTGCTTATAAGGTCAAGATTGCTAGAATAagtgttcttttttctttccctgttgtGAGGCTAGAAAGTAATCCTGCCTATGGTCCAACACTCAGATCAGTGATGCAGACCTGGCTGGTGATCATACCAGGCTTTCAGAGCCTGTCCTGATGTCCTTGCCACCCCAGTCTCTGgttgagccaacaatgtgccatCCACAGTCCTTTTTACTGCAGATTACTCTCTAGGTTAGGATGGGGTTGTTgttctttgtttattttctaGAGACTAttttctattaaatttatttctCAGAGAAATAAAGCTCTAAAAAGCAAGATTTAGCCTGGTGGGAAGAGGTGAGCAACGTGGAAAACACATACACCATGATGCTCAGAGATATGAAGATCCAGCATTAATAGACACAAAAGAGGGAACACCTGGGAGGTGAAGCACCTGTTTGGGCTTCTTCCATGAAACTCCTGCTAGAAAAAGCTGCTGTACGGTTTAGTTTTCATGAGATGCTGTGACCCTGAGCAGGATCTCTGCTGGGGATGAGTTGCACCTCCTTTGTGCTTACTTTGTTTATAGATTTTAATACTACAAGCTAAGAGTTTCTCCCAAGGATGTATTTCAGTGTGAGAAATCAAGTCATTCcatctgctgtgctgcctttgtCCTTTGGGAAGATGTGAACACGGTACCATAactgcttcctgctgcagcatccctggcagaagcagctccttcCCCATGAATCCTCAGAGGGATGAGAGTCTTCCCTTCCTTGGGACATGAGCAGGGGCTGCTGAGGGTTGTGCCCAGGTGTATCCCCCAGATCTACAGCATCACCTGAGCATCTTGTTCCTCCCCTCATGTCCAGGAGCTCTGTGGCTGGGTGGGTTTTCTCAACTGGAAGTACTGTAACTGTAGGATGCAGTACCTAAGCAGTGGGGACATCCTTGCTGTCTCCTTGAGTTGCCTTATTTTATAAACTCTatatttaattaaaacaaaacaaatgtgtatttttaaaggtttaaaaacaaaagaagtgCTGGATTTTAGCACTGATTTTTGGGAGCTGGGAACAAAGCTGTTTGTGTTCTGGTCTGCCATGGGTGGAGGGCAGGAATGCCATCACTCCTTGACACCCCTTTGATTTATtagagcagcctgggcaggtttCTGTCTCTAAAACGTGgctggggttggttttgtggtGAGAAGGGAGAGCTGAGTGGCTTTTTGAGGGGCGCATGGGCTCCCTGTGCCAAAGTTCAGTACATCCCCGGGACTGTTTTCTCCCTGCTGAGCCAcccacctcctcctgctggcagagccctgaCACTTGCTTTCCCT
This window harbors:
- the AK4 gene encoding adenylate kinase 4, mitochondrial — translated: MASKLLRAVVLGPPGSGKGTVCERIARSFGLQHLSSGQFLRENLRGGGEVGALAKQYLGRGLLVPDHVITRLMMTELEKRREQHWLLDGFPRTLGQAEALDRICELDLVISLNIPFETLKDRLSARWVHPASGRVYNMDFNPPHVQGVDDLTGEPLVQSEDDRPEAVAARLRKYKDAAKPVMELYKSRGILHSFSGTETNKIWPYVYTLLSSKIPPVLSDEEN